CGATGGGTTCTACCTCCCCGGCAGCTACCCGCACCGGTACCCCGCCGGCGGCGCTCTCCCGGTCAAGGTGAACTCCCTCACCTCCATCGAGACCGAGATGCCCTTCAGCTACTACAGCCTCCCCTTCTGCCGCCCGGCGGAGGGGATCAAGGACAGCGCTGAAAACCTCGGCGAGCTCCTCATGGGAGACCGCATTGAGAACTCCCCATACCGCTTCAAGATGTTCACCAACGAGTCCGACGTCTTCCTCTGCCGGACCGACCCGCTCTCGGCCCAGGACTTCCGCCTCCTCAAGAAGAGGATCGACGAGATGTATCAGGTCAACCTGATCCTCGAAAACCTacccacgatccgctacaccaagAAGGACGATTACGTCCTTCGGTGGACGGGGTACCCGGTTGGGATCATGATCGCCGACGCCTACTATGTGTTCAACCACCTAAAATTCACAGTTTTGGTACACAAGTATGAGGAGACGAATGTGGCGAGGGTGATGGGCACAGGGGACGCAGCCGAGGCGATCCCGACGGTGGACAAGGCAGGTTCAGGGTCTCCCAGTTGGATGGTGGTTGGTTTCGAGGTCGTGCCATGTAGCTTTCAACATGATGCGGATTTGGTCAAGGCTCTGAAGATGTATGATAAGTACCCAGTGAACATCCAGTGCGATCCCAAGGCAGTGGCCATGAGAGTGAAGGAAAACCAACCTATTGTCTTCACTTATGAGGTTGCATTCGTCGAGAGTGACATCAAGTGGCCGTCTCGCTGGGATGCCTATTTGAAGATGGAGGGGGCGAAGGTTCACTGGTTCTCGATCCTGAATTCGCTAATGGTGATCGCTTTCCTTGCTGGTATTGTTCTCGTGATCCTGTTGAGGACTGTTCGAAGGGATCTGACTCGGTATGAGGAGCTCGACAAGGAGGCACAGGCTCAGATGAATGAGGAGCTATCAGGATGGAAGCTTGTAGTTGGGGATGTGTTCAGAGCTCCAAGTCATCCGTTGCTCCTTTGTGTATTGGTTGGTGATGGAGTTCAGATACTTGGTATGGCAATCGTAACCATCTTGTTCGCTGCACTTGGATTCATGTCCCCTGCATCAAGGGGAACTCTCATCACAGGAATGCTGTTCTTCTTCCTGGTTCTTGGGATCGCTGCTGGATATGTTGCTGTCAGGATGTGGAAGACAATCAAAACTGGGGATCACACTGGTTGGATTTCTGTTTCTTGGCGGGTTGCTTGTTTCTTCCCTGGTATTGCGTTCTTGATCTTGACAACATTAAACTTCCTGTTGTGGGGTAGCCATAGCACAGGGGCAATACCCATttctttgttcatcatattgctttTGCTCTGGTTCTGCATCTCAGTTCCACTGACACTTGTTGGTGGCTTCCTTGGTGCCAAGGCACCGCACATTGAGTACCCAGTTAGGACTAATCAGATACCTCGCGAGATTCCTCCGCAGAAATACCCGCCGTGGTTGTTGGTTCTTGGAGCTGGGACCCTACCATTTGGCACTCTTTTCATCGAGCTCTTCTTCATAATGTCAAGCATCTGGATGGGCCGTGTGTACTATGTCTTCGGCTTTCTCTTCATCGTAATGATTCTTCTTGTTGTCGTTTGTGCTGAAGTTTCTTTAGTCCTGACCTACATGCACCTGTGTGTCGAGGATTGGAAGTGGTGGTGGAAATCCTTCTTCTCATCAGGATCAGTGGCTATCTACATATTCTTATACTCTGTGAACTATCTGGTGTTTGATCTTAAGAACTTAAGTGGGCCCATCTCTGCCTCCCTCTACCTTGGCTACTCTTTGTTGATGGTCATTGCAATCATGCTTGCAACTGGTACAATCGGATTCATCTCAGCATTCGGGTTCGTCCATTACCTCTTTTCATCAGTCAAACTAGATTGATGGACTAGAGAAAAGCTTGGTCAAGGCTAAATGAGATTAAAGTTTGTCACTCACTGGTTGATCATTTTAAATTTGAGGCTCTACAGGGAAATAATATTTCACATGGCTATTGTTTCATGCATCGGCACCTGGTAAGATGCAATAGAATGTACTCTGCAGAGCCGTtagttcttttttctatttttttgtctTCCTTTTGTTCTAGTTCATCTAGCTGTATACTGGATTGTCATTAACAATGCATTTTACTTTCTGAATGCTGAACAACGGTAGATGCAATTGTAATTCATTGTGCTTTTTGTTATcttcacatgatctcatatagATAATTATGGCCTATGTCTAGTGTTGCAACTGGATGAATCTGATCCATTTGCCTTTCATTTTATTATACATTATCTCTGTTCATTTAAGAACCGTATCGTGGTAAAACATGGTGAAATTACAAGGTTGAATGTTTTGGTGTTTGCCTAAAAGTCATCTTTTTCTTATGTATTTTTGCGTAGTATGTTGATTAAGTTTATGCTATCCAATTGGCCAGATATCAGTATTTGGATGCAGATGTTAGCCTGATATGTCATGGTATGTAGTGATCCGAATATGCTCAAGAATATTTCGTCAAGAGCCACTCAGAAAACTCATACATGTGTGTTCAGATCATAGAGCCGAGCAAGCACAAGGAAAATTCCCCGCAGAAACTGTAATATTATCAGTTTAGATTTTGGTTATGATCAAGGCAACCATTGATGATAGTAGTGATCAAATATAGATGCCGTAATAAAAGTAAGACTTCTCATAATGCATATATTGAGACTGGTTTAGATTGAGAATTAAAAAGAAGTGATATTTTGGAAGATAAAGAAAGGAAGTAATtggttatttttagtattttgatctttatatttttaaaaattatattaaaatttttatacttacgaaattaaaatatttaatattatttttttcttatataacGTAAgattttgttgaggtactcctcctcaacatgtgaggttcatctcacatgattctcctttggagagtcgagacttatccctccgggataactgtcccgttggagcaacatctctcttagtTTCGAatatcaccatccccttggactactccgatctgctgaataaactgtgcattgtttttcctcctgcaaatgcacttgctagattgcgcttccacgtcaatacagcccccgttgtacccctcaaggcctatcaacatgttgattttgtttcattttaatTTATCACTAAGCATATGTGATATCCTCGTTAGCAAAgttaatgatattttattttcataagtatagaaatcttaacataatttttaaaagtattagaataaagatattaaaaataactaattataagggTTAATATATAACTAGCTCAAAGagaaaagatatcatttgagaggATCAAAGTTGCTCATTATTCACCACGTTAATCTAAATgataaagtaaaatatttttatttttttattttttaataaaataaataaatgatgaaaataagattcaagtttaagattttataatataaattttataatatatcgaTAAAAAAATTTTACCTACTAAATTATTTATTGCTACGCGAAGGAGGATACAAAGTTTCGTCCTCCACCTCTTCCCTCGGTCATTTCTCGGATTGGCCTCGACTCCTCTATCCATCTCGGTCCAAGACCAAATCGACCGTTTCGATTCCACGTGGACGATTGATACGAAGAGTAAGAGGAACATTAACCTATTTAGAAAAGGTAAAGACCCTATACATGTCCTTCTTGTCAGTTTCAACTCAATTCTGTTTCCACCACTTCAGATGTCTGTAGGCATATCTTTTGGACAAATGTATGCACTAAGCAACGAGAGCAAGCCAAGGAGGTCTATATAAATCTTGTTTCACTACCTAACTCGGTACAAGAAAATATCTCTAATTAAATTAAGAGcaattcaaatattttaattatttttaaaatgagaaaaaaatctaTGCTCATAAGTTCTGAGAGTGTGTCATGCTGGTTGTCAATAACGAGGTCTAAGAGACTGGCTTTAAGCAACTAATAAGGATTTTGGTCATTATTTTGTAGCGCGACAAAGGACTGACTAATCGTCTAAAATCTTGAAAACTATCTTTTTAGGAATGAGCAATGGGAATTTCTCAAAAATATATAGCGGCCTTAGGCCAGTAATATGCGAAGAACTATGCGAAGAACTCGTTTATCGGTGACGCAAgatgaaagaaagaaagcaaTACAAGTATAAAGAAATGAGATGCAAATTGTGTATCTATGAATTGCTTCTCTGTGACATGTACCACATGATCATCTGATTAGACAGAATTCTACTGTTGAATTATCATTCCATGACAAAAAGGAAATCCAGAGGCTGAAGTAACAGTTCAAACTTCTGTCTCAGATAAGAAATTGCACATCAAAAGTCCACAAATAGATGACTAGAGCTACATTTTATAGCTGATAAAAACCACAAAAGAAGTATCCGTAAGCACTGAAACCCTTTTTCGCCTCGGAAAAAGAGAACTAAGCTTTATTTATCACAGTTCAAATTTGACGTCAACAAAATTTTGTGTTCTGTATTATTTAACTACACGTTAACTTTTGATGGACGAACTAATTTTGACACTAGAAGCGCTGCAGTGAACAGCTGAACAATGCCAAAAATTTTCAGAATCAGAATCACCATCCGTAGATAACCATGAATCAATGCTAACTTCTCTAGTCGACGTTGTGGAATGAATCGATTATGGCATCTGCAAGGTATTCACATTTAGACAGGGAGAGTCCAGCCAAAGATATTCTTCCATCCTTTGTCATGTAAATGTGCCATTTGTCCGTCATATGGTCGCTCTAACAAGACAAATACATCATAAAAGAAATTCACAACATAAAAAAGTGTAATTAAATTATTTCACGCTGTGAACActgcatgcataaaatggtaaaaAAGATGTAAAACTAATCTCAATATTATATGAGATGTGAGCAGTCATTATACCTGTGCTTTGTGCAAACCAGTATATGAGAACATGCCAATTTGCTTGAGGACAAAAGACCAATCCTTCCCGCTTTTATCTTTCTGAGAGAGATTCTCATAGAGTCTCTGCCTTACATTCTTTATTCGACCAGCCAATAGTTCCATCTCTTGTTTCCATTCATTAAAAAGATTTGGGTCTCCAACAACATTGGCAACTATTCTAGCACCATGAACAGGAGGATTTGAATACATAGGCCGGGCTAGCCTTTTCAGTTGGCTTTTCACCCTGATTACAAGAGAAAGAGGTAATGAATAAAATAAGAAACAAGATACAGATCATCTAAAATGTTTTCTGTGTAGATTTCACAGCATACCTTGTACCAGCATCTGAAGATGAGCAAACAACGTTAATGGCTCCAATCCTTTCTGCATACAAACCTAAATTTTTACTGTAAGACTGAGCAACCAGAAGCTCGAAACCACGTTTGACAAACAGCCTAACAGAGTATGCATCTGCATCAAGGCTTCCACTAGCAAAACCCTGAAAGTTGTATCAAGATTCAGGTGCAAGTCATATTGCAAAAGTAACAACATTTTTTGCATTAGAAACTGTCACCTGGTATGCAACATCAAAGAAAGGGATGTGATTCTTCTCTTGAATGACATCAGCAATCTTTTCCCACTGTTCAGGAGTTGGATCAATTCCTGTTGGATTGTGTGCACATCCATGTAATAGGACAAAAGATCCATCTGGTGCAGcctaaaagcaaaaaaaatattgtaacttaTTAGCATAATACAAGGCATATAAGAAGGAAATTCTTCATATTTTGTAAGCAATAGTTGTACTTTTTGCAATGAAAACAATGCACAGACTAAAAGAAATTGAACTAAACTAAACAGAATGCTAGAATTACGAATAAACCAACTCCAAAGGCTTCCCTCCGAAGTCATCAGGTGATGTTTGGTCCAAACAGCATCTAGGCAGTCTTTACTATGATTCGAGTATACATCATTCACCATTGTACcaataaataaaatgaaaaaaggaAAAGGTGAGAGCACCTGAATACATAGATAAAATATAATTACTGGGATGGCATTTTGGATTCATCATAATTTTGCATCACGAATTGCAGTAGAGAAACAATCTTACAAATACTTTTGAGTTTTATAGTTAGAAAAACCAATATATCTCAATTTCAGAATTCTCAAGAAAGGATCAAATAATAAAGCATTACAATTAAAGCCATAATTGGTTTTTAAGTTTTATCACCACTTTTTTGACAATCAATTACAAAGGCACTTACTATCAAGATGATAATTGTCATATGAAAACTAATAAGCAACGCAAGTCATGGCTAATCGTCTACCatgactacaaaaaaaaaaagaatttacaCCCCACATACCACAAACCAAGATTCAAGGATTCCAAAAACCCAATGAGTCAAAACAAGGACCAGATGTACAAAATCCCATCAATGAGAGTCTAGAAAGAGTCTATGTATGCACAAATACGAAGACTATTTCCATGACTTGAATCGTTGTCACCAAGATCACAGAAAAAGCAACCTTATCATAACATCAAGACCTATCTTCCTCCAGATGCCAAGTAACTATGATAACAAATTTCAGAGCTAGTTTAAATAATATAGTCGATAGTTTCTATCTGTAGTTCTCTCATGTGGTCCTGATGTACTTAAAATTAAGAGACAAGAAGCAAAGTTCAATTTATGGACAAACAAGAAACTATTTCTGTGACTTGAATCTTTGTCCCCTAGATCACAAAAAGAAAACAACATTTTCATGACATCAAGACCCATCCTATAAAACATACCAAGTAAAAATAATAAGGCTGGTTTAGATAATATGGTTGATATATTATCTCAGTAGTTCCTACTTGTGGTCCTGATCTAGTTAAAGTAAGAGACACAAGAAGCAATGTTCAAAAGTACCAGCCATTAGATACTGAATGTTTGAGAATATGTTAGGATGAATTTTGCAAAGAGGTAACAATAGAGAAAGCTTACTGCAGGAAATAACGGGCATAAGAATTTGACTAAAATGAAAAATTGAACGTAGGTGATTTGCATAAATTCCAAAAGAAAGGATGAAAGTCTTCTTTTTCTTCATTCAAATCGGAACATCCTTATTATTTCTGAAAAAAAATAACATCACAGGTGAAGTACGATGCAGAATCCAGTGTCATAAACCAAGACTCAGCATTACCTTAATATCGGCTACCATTCCATCAAAGTCCAACCCAACTGTCCTAGGATCATAATATCGATATTCAGACCAGGGAACCCTAGCATCATTGAAAATGTTCTTGTGATTACCTGTAAGTCAAATAGGATATAACAACATGTCAATTTCAAGTATTTGTCCACTGCCATCCCATAAAATGTTCTGACTGAGATCATTGCATACCCCAAGTTGGAGAGGATATCAAAGCTTTTGCATCAGGAAAATATCGTTGTATAAAAGCTGCTGCAAGCCGAAGAGAACCAGTCCCTGAAAGTCCTTGAATGGTAGCAACCTGAATCACCAAAACTAAAACGTTTAAGAAACCTGTACCACTGACCAAAGAGGATCTGTCTCAGACCAGTACATACTGGTTGGTGTGGCACAATACAAGTCACTAGGCATCAAAATTGATTAAAAACGACCACTTTAAAACCTGCCCTCTATTGTGGTACACCAAAATATTGGACCCAGCTCATGGTACACCTTTATACCATGATATTCGAACACTGCTGAGATTACATTTCTCTACATCAGCATTGAAGGTGAAAAAAATTTCCAACATGAACAAACAAAACGATATGAGAGCATACCCTTCCTTCCTGGATAACAGAATTATCTGCTCCAAATAATAGTTCTGCAGTAACCTTATTAAATGCAGCCAAACCTTCAATAGGAAGATACTGCAATATCAGATGTAGCATGGGGATTAGAATGAATTACTGGGAGCTGTGATCCATATGGTTGAATAAACTGAACAATGAAATACCTCCTTGTTTTCTCCTCTTTCCAGCATAAGCTTTTCTGCCTACATAACAAAATAGCAATGGTTTGTTTTAAGCATTACTATAATCACCTTCAATACATGATTGATAGGGAAGAAAAATGAACAGCAAGATTAAATGATATCAACCTTGGGTGCTTTAACCACAACAACAAAGATACTGATAGAAGAAAAGTTTAGCCTCAACTTGTACCTTTTTAACTACATTTAGCACATATGGTTGAAGTTCTTCTGTCCTGTAAGCTCCCACACCAAGATTAAGTTTCAGGTCATTTGTGTCAGTTCTGAATGCCTCAGAAACCCCAAGAATTGGATCCGGAGGAGCCATGGTAACACCCTCGAAACGAGAAACATTTACTGAGACAGTCATACTAACTCTTCTGAAATCCTGAAATTTGAAATCAATCTAGTATTTATTTCCAAGCATGATCAATACTCATACAAAGAGTTAACAATATCTAGAGAAACTAAAGACCTGTATCATGCTACCTTCAATGTTCTTAAATGTAAGAAACATCT
The window above is part of the Musa acuminata AAA Group cultivar baxijiao chromosome BXJ2-6, Cavendish_Baxijiao_AAA, whole genome shotgun sequence genome. Proteins encoded here:
- the LOC135615621 gene encoding transmembrane 9 superfamily member 11-like — encoded protein: MGFAAESGAKMGFFRRLALWILISCLAVRSGDGFYLPGSYPHRYPAGGALPVKVNSLTSIETEMPFSYYSLPFCRPAEGIKDSAENLGELLMGDRIENSPYRFKMFTNESDVFLCRTDPLSAQDFRLLKKRIDEMYQVNLILENLPTIRYTKKDDYVLRWTGYPVGIMIADAYYVFNHLKFTVLVHKYEETNVARVMGTGDAAEAIPTVDKAGSGSPSWMVVGFEVVPCSFQHDADLVKALKMYDKYPVNIQCDPKAVAMRVKENQPIVFTYEVAFVESDIKWPSRWDAYLKMEGAKVHWFSILNSLMVIAFLAGIVLVILLRTVRRDLTRYEELDKEAQAQMNEELSGWKLVVGDVFRAPSHPLLLCVLVGDGVQILGMAIVTILFAALGFMSPASRGTLITGMLFFFLVLGIAAGYVAVRMWKTIKTGDHTGWISVSWRVACFFPGIAFLILTTLNFLLWGSHSTGAIPISLFIILLLLWFCISVPLTLVGGFLGAKAPHIEYPVRTNQIPREIPPQKYPPWLLVLGAGTLPFGTLFIELFFIMSSIWMGRVYYVFGFLFIVMILLVVVCAEVSLVLTYMHLCVEDWKWWWKSFFSSGSVAIYIFLYSVNYLVFDLKNLSGPISASLYLGYSLLMVIAIMLATGTIGFISAFGFVHYLFSSVKLD
- the LOC103989864 gene encoding aspartate aminotransferase, chloroplastic; its protein translation is MASALASVALSAPFFRAVPLPENSMFQRIGAEKKHDNPLFKGKDFRRVSMTVSVNVSRFEGVTMAPPDPILGVSEAFRTDTNDLKLNLGVGAYRTEELQPYVLNVVKKAEKLMLERGENKEYLPIEGLAAFNKVTAELLFGADNSVIQEGRVATIQGLSGTGSLRLAAAFIQRYFPDAKALISSPTWGNHKNIFNDARVPWSEYRYYDPRTVGLDFDGMVADIKAAPDGSFVLLHGCAHNPTGIDPTPEQWEKIADVIQEKNHIPFFDVAYQGFASGSLDADAYSVRLFVKRGFELLVAQSYSKNLGLYAERIGAINVVCSSSDAGTRVKSQLKRLARPMYSNPPVHGARIVANVVGDPNLFNEWKQEMELLAGRIKNVRQRLYENLSQKDKSGKDWSFVLKQIGMFSYTGLHKAQSDHMTDKWHIYMTKDGRISLAGLSLSKCEYLADAIIDSFHNVD